In the genome of Dyadobacter fermentans DSM 18053, the window ACTTGGAGTCAGCGCATTCATTATGGCACAATTCCGCTGCATTACCTGTCGGGCTTCATTTTCCTGATCAACTTCCTGATTCCCGCAATAGCGCTCGTGCTGGGCGTAAGTCCCATGCATTTCGACCTCGCCGATTTCGGGCTCGTTATCCTTCCGATGGTTTCCTGCATCGTTTTGATCCGGCATTTCGTGCAATGGTGGGTGATGGAGGATGAAGAACGCGGATTTCATGTGGTGGGTGGCTTGCTGATGATCGGGACCTGGTGGATATTCATTCTGGGCGTGCTGTACACGATTTCAGGCAAAAAAATCCCGTATGTACCTACGCCTAAGGACGGCAACGAAGCCAACAACTGGCCGTTGAATGTACCCAATCTGGTAGTATTGGGTATTTCAATGCTCGCGATCGTGTATGGACTCTATCAGGATCTTAACCCCTATAACCTTATCATGGCCGGTTTCGCGGGGTTGAACTGCTTTTTTATGTGCTTCAACATCGCCGCCAGCCGTCAGCAGCAAATCCGTGAGCTTTCCGTCACATCGCCCCTGATGAATACCGTTTTCAGGGCTATTAAAGAGTTGAAAGGCAATTTCTGGATTCTGCGCCGGCGGGTTTACAGCGGCGTAAGGACGTCGGCTTTCCTGCTCACCGTTCTCGTTATCAGCACTATTATCTATTTCCGGCGTTTTAATCCCCAATTGGAACACCAGCTCGCGGTTGCACGCGAAAACGAGCAGTATGCACGCAGCCTCGCCGGCATTAAACCCGCTAAACGTCCTGATATGCCCGCACTTTTCCGTGCGATGGGCATCCAGGAACCGCGGCAGGCCGATGCCAAACAAGCTGGCGTACCATTTTTCCCGGGCGAGCGCGGGGTTAATTACACGAAAGGCCACAACTGGTCGCGCCGGTATCCTGCATTCACGAAGAGGGAACTCGAAGCTGATATCACGCTTATGCAGCAAACCGGCATCAATGCGATCCGGCATTTTGGACCGGGTATTTACGATTACAATGTGCTGAAAGCGACGCGGCAGGCGGGTATCCGCGTGCATTACACATTCTGGATACCCGAAGCGCTGGATTTCATCCGGGATAAAGAAGAAGCGGACGACCTGGCGGCCAAAATACTCGCCACCGTCCGACGGCTGAACCATCATGCGCACATTGTTTCCTGGAACATCGGCAATGCGGCCATCCAGCGGCATCGCCGCGCCGAAAGCACCGGGGAGCAGCGGCAGTTTTTGTATTGGCTCAAAAACCTCAGCGCGGCAATCAAGAAGGTTGACGACAAGCGGCCGCTCACGACGGATATCGAGTTAACCGATGAAGCATTCCGCATCGCTTACCTGATCAAGCGCGTCGCTCCGGCGATCGATGCATTCGGGCTGGTGGTGGAAGACCCGCATCAGCAGCCCGACGCACCGGCACTGCGCAGGCTCGGCATGCCATTCTATTTTTCCTACATAAGTGTGTCTGCATTCTCCCAAATGCAGCAACCGCTTGCAGGAACGTTCATTTCCAACTGGCAGGACGAAAAGATCTTCGCACACGTGAGCCTCGACGGCCTGTACGACTACGCCGGGCGGCCCAAGCGCCCATTGCAGGTGTTGCAGTCGATTTGGGGAAAAGGGAAACCGCCGGAGCCGGTGGCAAGTTTCAGGATACTGCGCCCTGCACTGGGCACTTTTGAGGGCACAACACTCGACTATCACGCCATAAAATGGCAGAACGAAAAGTGGGAAATGGCGGCCGCATCGCAAAAAGGGCCGCGATTTGAGTGGAAACTTGTGAGAACGGACGGATTCGACAACCTCGTGGAGATGACCGATGCAGGCACCGGGCCGCGACTCGCTTTGACCATTCCGAGGCATCCCTCGTTATACCGGCTGTATTTGTATGTAATCCAGGGTAATGTGATTACTGAAATCGTTGATTCCCCACTGAATACGCCGCTAGAACCGGTAGTAGGACCTGCTCACTGAGCATTTTTGAGCACTTCTGCAAAGCGGCTGAAAGTTTTGTGACTAATGCCCCAATCAGGCGCAGGAATGTCGCCCCACACGGCCGGGTTATCCGCCAGATTGAAGTAGCACGCGCCTACTACCTCCCGATGCGCCGCCACTACCCGCGCTGCCTTTTCCATCCACCCGCTTTGGTAATCTTCCGGTCCTTTTACCCCAAATTCCGTAATAAGCATGGGCTTTGACGCGAAACGCATACGCCATATTTTGCGGTTGAAGATCGTTTCGAAAGATTCCTGTTTGTTGGGATCGGTGATGTTTTTATCAGGCAGGCCGTAAATGGCTATGCTGACCATATCGACCACATCGCCGCCCGGGTACCATTCCATAGAGCCCCTGTCGCCCGCCGGGCCCCACACCCTTTTCATGTTTTTGACCCAGCTGCCCAGCTCCATAAAATGCCGGAAAGCCCGGATATACAAAACCGGCTCCTGACTTTGCCAGGGATACCGGTGGATCGGGATTTCCATTTCATGCGCAAACCGGACATACACCGGGCGCTCTGTTTTGGAAATTGTTTGAAACAATGACTTAAATTCTTCATCATAAACGCCTGCTATCGTGTTCATCAGCACCGAGGAATCCTTTCTTACCTTGCCGTCGCGCCAGGGCTCCACGGTCACGATCGCCTGGTGTCCCCGTTGGAGCACGGCATTGAAGTCCTTTTCGAAAGCGCCGGACTGAATGTTTTCGAGATCCACAAATAAATGCTCGACAGTCACATTTTTGGACCCGGTAAGCGCCAGTTTCGGATCATAAACGCCCAACAAGGGGGCCGCGCCGGGCTTACGGCCCTCAGGCGTGCCGATCGCGAAATCCTGAAAAAGCCACACGGAATCCCGTTTGATATCCCGCACAACCGCTTTCAGGTCATTTTGGAGGACCTGCACGGTGCTGTCCGTGCCGCTGGCGACCACCCAAATGGGCTTGTTCATGAACCTCGTCCGGATCAGCTTTCTGCGAAGCAACTTCTGTGTGTCAGGCTCCTGCGGATATGCCGTCGCGGCCAGCTCGCTCTGCCCATTCACCGAAATACCGATCGCGTCGACCACATCAGCGCCCGGCCAGTATTCCTCGGTTCCGGGGTAACCTGCTGGTGACCACATGATTTGAATCGAGGGCATGGCGCTGCGGCAGACTTTGGCTACATGCCTGAATGCATTGATATAATCGACCGGAGCCTGGTATTGCCATGAATAGCGCTGCACGGGCACCTCCATATCTGGGTCCCAGCGCAGGTAAATGTGGCTTGTTTTTGGTAAAAGGCGGCAGAGCGTTTGCAGCACGTCGTCGAACTGCCCGTCGGTTACCTTTCCCAGCGCTCCCTCCTGCCCTGCCACGACTGTTACCAGCAAGTTTTCGCTCGTAACGGGCACTTTCAAGGCGGCGGTCAGCGCCTTTTCGGTAGTATTAGGGCTAAGTTGAATGGAAATGTGTTGCAGCGGCGGCGTGGTGACGCCCAGTGAATCGCTCCGGTGAATGTACCCAACCGCTTGCTCCGAAAATACGGCATTCTTGTCGTCGGCCGCAGCGGTCTCAGGCTTAAAAATAGAAGTATACCGCATCAGATAAAATCCGGCGGAGGCAATGATTGCCAGCGTCGCAACGATTAACAGACCTTTTGACTTCATAAAATCCGGAAACAATGTGCTATCCGCATAAGTTAGCAATTTCCGCGATCGGTCACATGAATGCACGCATTTGTACCTAAAAAAGAAACGGGCAATGGCCAGACTTTTGCAAGTCCGGCCATGCCCGTCAACAGTGTGTGAAAAAATACTCCCTTTTTATCTAACGTGTTCTCCTCTCAATTTTTCAATTACACCAGCTCGCTTTCAAATTGCAAACCGATGTGTGCAGGCGGATAACTCAATATTCGGTTAAATTCCGCAATGGCCTGATTGACCTGGCGCTGCGTGATCCCGCTGTATTCCATTAACAAAATTCTCGCCTGCTGTGCGCCTGAACGCTTCATTTTCCAGTATTGCGGATGGTTGATGCCGATCGGTGCACGGAAGTATTTTTCTTTGGGCTCCCGGATCAGTATCTCATATTCCGTGTCGCGTAACGGGTTATCATGTAGAAAGTAACTTTTAACGACAACCTTGACCTCCCTGCCGCTTTTTAACTGGAAAATTTTTTCGTGAATCATGACTAATTTCTTTAAGAATTAAGGATCGATGAATATGTGCAACTACTGGCGAAGTTTCCTGCTTCCTTAAAACTTTCATACCAGCGGCGCGTGCTAAAACCTTCACAAACTTCGCTGCACGTCCCGACATTTCAGCAAAATGATTAGTAAACGGTAGATTCAATGATCCTTCGGTAAAAAGCTGATTCACAGCCAAGTAAATTTACGTATTTCAATCCTCCACCACATGCCCCACAAATTGGGCGGTGTTGTCCAAAATCTTCCCGCCTCTCCGAAAACCCAATCCGCATGCCTCGCCGGCATAGAACACACCGGCCTGGTAGGTACTGCCGCTTGCATCCGTCGGCAGGGCTGTGTACTCCTGGAAAATACGGGCCTGGTCGTCATACTCCCCCGCCGCTGCTTCCAGCGCCGTGCCGTTTTCGTCGTGGATCACCACATTGGCGCCCTCGCGGCCCAGCAGCACTTTGCTTACTGATTTTTTGCCGGGCAATGCATGCGGGCCGGTTTCCAGCAGCAGCGGATGGTAGGGATAAAGCTCCCACAGGATGTTAAGAATGTATTTGGATTGAAACAGCAACGTGTAGGCCGGGTTCAGGATAACCGCCTTCCTGTTTTTCACGATCTCCGTAAGCATAGCCGCCAATTCCGGCTCGCCGGCACCGATATGTTCCCACGGCACCAATTTGAACCAGTAATCAAACCGGACGAAATGCCCGTGCTCCGGTTCCTGGTAAAAAATCCCTTCGCCATTAGAAAACTCTACGTCGTCGATATAGGTGAATTCCACGTCGAAGCCCGCTTCTTTGGCAGCTTCCATGAGCACGGCTACATTGGTATCGTCCTCGGGATAGCCACGCATGGTCGAAAACAGCATCGAGGGCGTCAGATCGGCGTTTTGTTCTTTCAAATAAACAAACTGGCCCACCAGCGTTTCGAACAGGGTGTTGAACTGATTCGATTCATCCATGCCGTTCATGCGCAGGTGCGCCCATTGCACTACGGCCGTTTCAGGAATGCAAGTAGCGGTATCGGCATTGAACTCGATGAGTTTCACAGGCTCGTCGTCAAAGCCTCCCGCGAGGTCGAAACGACCGTAGAGATGAATTTGCCGGTCGTCGTTCCAGGAGAGCCTGATCAGCTCGGCCAGGTTTTCCGGGATACCCATTTTCCCCAGCAGATTGTGGTCGATCGCATGCTGGCCCGCTTCGATCAGCATATCGTATAATGTACCGGCGGCTTCGTAGTAGCTCTCGGCTTGCTGCGCGGTTACGACCACCATATCATTCACCACATAAGGAGCCGTGTCGGTGCCGAGCGCCCAATCCCAGCCTGCTTTCTGCAATGCAGCCTGCGGCGGATTGGGTAAAGATTTAAGATTTACCATTGTTGGAGTTTAATGTTGATGCTTTCAGGAGGCCTTATTTTACCTCCTACCCGCCGCTACGTCCCGACGATCTTCCGAAAAAGCCTTTGCGGCCTCCCGCCGGCCTGGTCGTAACCGTCCGCACCGAGCGCGACGATTCCACACCCAAAGCCGCGCTGCGCGAGCTCGCCCACGCGCCGGGGTTGGCGTAAAATGACCGGCTCCGATCCATGTCCATTCTGTTGCGGTAATTGTTCATGTACGAAAAAGACGAGTTGCGGCCGAGCAGATAGCCCATTCCGCCGTACAGCAGCATGCTGGAAAGCCCACTGTGATAACCCATATGCGGGTTCGCCCTGATCTCCTCGTCGATGAGCGCCTTGGCGGCCATGGGGTTCAGTGTGTCTTTGTGGCCGTCGAGGTAAGAGACGATCGCCAGGGAGCTATCGGCCGGGACATTTTCTTCATTGATGATCTTGAACTCGCCCGGACTCACCTCCTTAATGTGTGAACGGATTCCTTTTCCGTACGAGGTTTCTTCATAACTGTATTCCGATTCATCGTCGTTCGAAGAACAGGACACGAGCGCGGTGCCCGACAGCAGCGCGAGCGCCAGCGCGCCGCCCATGCTGATATCTTTCACCTTTTTGATAAAAGTACCTTTTCGTAACTGTGTCATATTGGCTTTCAGTTGAGGATTTTTTCAAAAATAATGGATTTAAGCCGCAGCATCCCCATGAATCGTGCCAGTGGCGCCAGGGATGGATATTGGAAACCAGGGAAATTACAGGCGGCAAAAAAAATTGAGCACAACCGGCTGATAATCCGGCTATGCCCAATGTACATTTATATTAAAAAAGATTACGCTTTCTTGGCGATTTTCCCGAGGGCATCGACGAGCCTGTCAAGATCGGTCAGCTTCGTGTACACGTGCGGCGTCACGCGCACGCAATGGATATTTTCCCAATTGATGCCTACCGTGTGGATTTTAAAATCTTTAATCAGCCTGGCGTCGACCTCTTCGGGCTTCATGCCTTCGATGCTCACGCCGGCTATGGCACATGAAAATTCCGGTTTCAGCGAAGTGTGGATTTTCACGCCCGGAATTTGAGCGGCCTTTTCGGCCCAGTATTTTTTGAGATAATGGATACGGTCCTGCTTTCGCTTGTTGCCGATCCCTTCCTGAAAATTAATCGCCTCGCCTATCGCCTGCTCGATGGGAAAACTGCGCGTGCCGAGCGTCTCGAATTTTCGGATATTGCCGCTTTTCGGCTCGCTGTTGCATAGGAGCGGCCAAATCTTTTCGATCTTGTCCTTTTTGATCCACATCATCCCGCTGCCTACCGGCGCACTCAGGAACTTGTGCAGGCTGGTGCCGAAGTAGTCGCATTCGAGGTCGGGGATTTTGTAATCCAGTAAGCCGAACGTGTGGGCGCCGTCGCACACGACCTCAATGCCCTTGGCATGTGCCATCTGCGCGATCTTCTTCACCGGCATAATCTGCCCGACCCAGTTGATAATGTGCGTGACGTGAATGATTTTAGTCCGCGGCGTGATCGCATCGGCATATGCCTTCACGATCTGCTCGTCGTTTTCAATCGGGAAATCGAATGATAGTTGCTTATAGACGACGCCGTCGCGCATTTGCCGCTGTTTCCAGGCCTGCACCATGTTGGGATAGTCCTGCAACGTGCCGATCACCTCATCGCCTTTTTGAAGCGGCAGTCCGAAAATGATAGTATTCAATGCCTCGGTCGCATTGCGGTTGATCGCGATTTCCTCGGCGTCGGTTCCCGCAAGCTTCGCGAGGCGCTGGCGGAGCGGCTCGCGTCCTTTGTCCATAATGCGCCACATATAATAGGAAGGTCCCTGCGCGGCAGCTTTGTTGTATTTGTCCAAAGCCTCCTGCACCACGATGGGCGAGGGCGAAACGCCCCCGTTGTTGAGGATAATGATTTCGCTTTTGCTGGCGGTGTAGGCGTCCTGGATCACCGACCAGTATTCTTCATTGCTGTCGCTGGCAGGGTTCCAGCTTTGTTCTGCTTCTAGAAATTGCGCTGCGTGGAGCTGGTTGAAAAGGCTGTCGATCCCGAAAGCGCCCATCCCCAGGGCGGCACTCTTCCGGAAAAAGGAACGGCGGTTGTTCATAAAATTTTGTTTAAGGAATAGTAATGGAGTGAAGTACAATATATTGAATATCTACTTCAAACCCAATTATCCTACTCCCAGGCATCTTTCACAACCGACTGTTTGAGCCATTCATAAGTATTTTCCGGAATCGGCAGGCCGTCGGCATCGAGGGCGAGGTACATTAAATGCAAATGCGTAGGCGAGCGCTTCTGATAAGCATTGTAGCCGCTCCTGCCCATTTCGGAAATTTTATCCCCGGCATTGACCCACTGCCCGGGCTGCACTTCCACGATGTTGTTGTGTGCGTAGTAGAAAAGGCCGTCGAGACAGGGATCGTAAATCCAGATCCAGTTGCCGCCGCGGTATTCGCTGTCGTATTTCCAGCTCGTTTCCGTGGCCAGCACAATGCCCGAAGTGAATGCGAGCACGTCGATCGGCTGCCAGGTGCGGTCGTCGAGCACGTCCTGGTCTTTGTCCCGCACGAACAGGTCCTGCGCGGGGTGGCTGCCCGACACTTCCCTGTCGAAAAGATCGAAACCATTGGCCCGGTAGCCGCGGCCCCGCGAACCGATGGACTCGCGTGGCTGGTAGGATTTGACGGGATATACAAAATAGGAAGAGTCGATCGAGCGGCAGGTGTCGCGCCGGAACTCCGCGCGGATGGCCCGCATCACGGCGCCGAATGCATTCCGGGCGGAATCGGGGCTGATGGTGCCATCGCGGATGTCGATTTGCACCTGGTGAAAAGTCCGGCAATATTCCGCAAATTTATCGGAGGATTCGCTCTCGTTTGTCAAACCTGCGATACAGATCACCAACACAATCCCTGCAATTCTCTTAACTGTCATCAACAATGCGTTAATCAACCCTATTTCTTTCACTTAAACCCTATTTTTGAGAACGGATAGCGAGGAGGCTCACTAATAAAAAAGTCTTGCAAAGGTATCCGATCTATGTTAAATAAATGCACAGAAGTTCTTTATTGGTCAAACACTAAAATCAGATTACAATGCAAAAACGTCGTTTTGGACGCACTGGCTGGGAAGTCAGCGAAGTAGGTTACGGAATGTGGGGGCTCGCGGGCTGGACCGGCTCCGATCGCAAGGAAACGGACGATTCCCTCGACCTTGCGGTGGCATCCGGTGTCAATTTTTTCGATACCGCCTGGGGCTACGGCGAAGGGCTGAGCGAACGCATCCTCGGCGACCTCATCAAGCGCAATCCCGACAAGAAGCTGTACGCGGCCACGAAAATCCCACCGAAGAACCGCCAATGGCCATCGCGCCCGGAATACGCACTGAAAGACGTGTTTCCGGCCGATTACATTGTTGAATACACGGAAAAAAGTCTGCAAAACCTCGGCCTGGAACAGATCGACCTACTGCAATTCCACGTATGGGAAGACGCCTGGGCGCACGAAGACGAATGGAAAGAAGCCATTCAGAAACTGACCCGAGAAGGAAAAGTTGCCGCCTGGGGCATCAGTATCAACCGCTGGGAGCCGGATAATGCACTCAAAACGCTTGAAACCGGGCTGATCGACGCCGTGCAGGTGATTTACAACATTTTTGACCAGGCCCCGGAAGATAACCTGTTCCCGCTTTGCCGTAAGCTCGACATCGGCGTGATCGCCCGCGTACCATTCGACGAAGGCACGCTTACCGGAACATTGACGAAAGAGACGAAATTTCCGGCCGACGACTGGCGCTCGACATATTTCGTGCCCGAAAACCTGAATGCCAGCGTGGACCGCGCCGAGGCACTCCGCACCGACATTCCCGAAGGCATGACGATGGCCGAGCTCGCATTGCGATTTATCCTCAACAACCCCGACGTGCATACCACCATCCCCGGCATGCGCAGGCTCGCCAATGTGCGCGCGAATGTGGCCGTGAGCGACGGCACCGCGCTCGATGCCGCCGTGGCCGAGCAGCTGAAAACCCACCGCTGGGACCGGAAGCCCACCAAATGGTCGCAATAGTTTTTATCAAACAAAAATGCCTTCCTGTGACGGAAGGCATTTTTTTCTGAAAGTCTTTTCTAAACCCGTATAGACAAAGTAATCCGATGATCACAGATCGATGTAAGCGCTTTTCCTCTTAGAGAAAAATTTTTTCTACGTGCTCTATGGCAACAGCTGTGGGTGCTTAGCGTCTGTTATCAGTTTTGTTTACGGGGTATAGTCCACCAAAAAAAGCCTCGACCTTTCTATTGGGACGCTAATATTTTCAACTTCCTTACGCGGTTTTCTAACCGTTGGATTTCAGCTTTCCTTCTTTCGATCAGGATTTCTGGTCTCAGGGCTGGTTCCTTGTAAGGTAATTTATCCCGGAGGATATGGTATGATGCTGTGAGTATGTGGTGGGCAATCGCCATTGCCGCTTTCTTCTTTCCCCGTCTTTGGGTGAGCTTGTGGTACTTGAATGACAGGTAGGTATTCATCGTATGGCTTGCCGCCCAGGCTGCTTCGATCAATGTTGTTTTCAAATAGGTGTTGCCATGGGTGGTCCTTGCCGATCTTACTTTTCCTGCACTCTCGTTGTTGCCTGGGCATACCCCTGCCCAAGAAGCCAGGTGCTTGTCTGAGATAAACTGGGACATGTCCAGACCGATCTCGGAAACGATACCAATAGCTGATTGCCTGGATACGCCTGGGATGGTTTGCAGTAGTGCGAGCTCGGCCTGCTTACCGGCCAGGCAAAGTTCAATCTGCTGGTCAAGTTGTTCGATGAGCTTTTCCAGGGCGCCCATTGTCTGTGTGAGCAACTTTAACATAAAGCGGTGACGCTCACAGAACCGGCCGTAAAGCGCCTGTTGTAAAACCTGCTTTTTATTTACCAGCGAACCTTTGGCCTGGTTTGAGAGAACCACGGGGTCAGTAATTCCTTCCATAAGCAGATCTACGATCCCCTGTCCGGTTTTGGAAAACACATCGCTAACCACGCTGCCGAGCTTGATGTTGGCATCTTCCAGAATATTCTGTAACCGATTTTTCTCCCGGCTACGCTCATTGACAAGCTTCTTACGGTGGCGTAGCAATGTCCTTATCTCCCGCACCCATCCTTCCGGGACAAAGCTGTGCCGAAGAAGTCCGCTCAACAGCAGCTTGGCGATCCATTCGGAGTCCTTTTTATCAGTTTTGTGGCCGGGAACGTTCTTGATATGACGGGCATTAACCAAAATGATCTCAAAGCGGCCTTCCAAAACATAATACACAGGCCGCCAGTAAACGCCCGTACTCTCCATAGCGATGTGGGTAATCTGATGGCCTTCAAGCCAATGCGACAAATCTTCCAGGTCTCTGGTGAAGGTGGCGAAGGTCCGGGTTTCTTCCTGGATTCCCGTCCCTTTGATTGAAGCAACTACTGTATCTTTGTGTACATCCAGGCCACAACCTCGGGCTATGAGCTGGGGGAATTCTACTACTGCCATGTCGTTTGATAGATTGGTCTCTAATTAAAACGACTTTCATGCGCGTGGGTGAATTCCCCCAATTCATAATTGTTTTGTTTGATACTTGTGATACTTAGCGATAAAGCCGGCTATCCACCGAAAACCGGCCCGGCCCGGTGAGAAACAGGGCGATGTACGCAAAGAGAAACAGCAGCCCGTGCTCCTTCTTATCGAACGGATCGGGACCATGCACGATGAAAACGACGACCGCCATCGTGAAAATGAGCGCCAGCAATGCCGCACGCGAGCCCAGCCCGAGGATGAGCAGAATGGAGCAGCCGAATTCGGCGAAGATCGTGAGCACGTACGAAAGCTCCTCGCCTATCCCGATCGGATCGGCAAATGAATGGTCGCCGCCGAGGAAATTGGTTAGCTTCGCGTAGCCGTGTGTGAGCATAAGGCAGGAAATCCCTACGCGCAGGATCAACACAGCCCAATCCACCGATGCGGGCAGTTGGATCGGTTTCAGAAATCTTTTAAGCATAGTGGGTTAAAATTGGTTTATACAAATTCTGCATTCACAGTAGCCTTAACCAATGCTGTACCGAAGTTAGTTTCCCCAAAATTTTGAAAAGTAACCGAATTTTTAATTTCCATATATCAAGTTTTATTTTTAGGTTTGTCTAAATTTATATTCAGATGAAAGAAAATTAATAATTCGGCCATGCTATGAAGTTACGCATACTATTCTTACTCAGCTTCCTGACGTCTCATGCATTTGCACAGTTTACGCTTTCCGGCAAAGTATCGCTCGAAGGGCAAGCCGAACCCGCGCTGGGCGCGTCGGTTTATATCCAGGAACTAAAAACGGGTGCCACCGCGGATACCGCCGGGAATTATCTCATCACCGGCATTCCGAAGGGCACCTATACGGTAAGGGTCAGTTTTGTGTCGATGCCGACAGTCACCGAGAAGAATGTAAAAATCGAACGCAATATCGTCAGGGATTTCGTCCTGAAATCGGGTGCCAATTCCCTCGACGAAGTGGTAGTGACGGGCACAATGAAAGAAGTTTCCAAACTCGACAGCCCAGTGCCGGTTGACATTATTACTTCTAAATTCATCTACAAAAACCCCGTTCCGAGCATTTTCGAAGGATTGAGCTATGTGAATGGCGTGCGGCCACAGCTCAACTGTAACGTTTGCAACACGGGCGACATCCACATTAACGGACTGGAAGGCCCGTACA includes:
- a CDS encoding glycosyltransferase family 2 protein; this translates as MKQALYVKPPTRKQLIMLRLMIFFGLISMGFFLFSVLSPAVRGYAPLYWMLVVTFVFTCLKVLHEWYHYLYITVPPTPPPTRSYTVDIFTTFCAGEPYEMIIETLTAMQAITYPHESYLCDEADDPYLRDVCARLGVHHVTRIEKTNAKAGNINNALRISNGELCVVLDPDHVPFPDFLDPIVSHFDNPEIGYVQIVQAYKNHDEGLIAKGAAQQTYQFYGPMMMTMNHYGTVLAIGANCTFRRTALDSIGGHAAGLAEDMHTSMQLHAKGWKSVYVPAVLARGLVPSTLSAYYKQQLKWSRGVFDLFVHVYPRLFTKFTWSQRIHYGTIPLHYLSGFIFLINFLIPAIALVLGVSPMHFDLADFGLVILPMVSCIVLIRHFVQWWVMEDEERGFHVVGGLLMIGTWWIFILGVLYTISGKKIPYVPTPKDGNEANNWPLNVPNLVVLGISMLAIVYGLYQDLNPYNLIMAGFAGLNCFFMCFNIAASRQQQIRELSVTSPLMNTVFRAIKELKGNFWILRRRVYSGVRTSAFLLTVLVISTIIYFRRFNPQLEHQLAVARENEQYARSLAGIKPAKRPDMPALFRAMGIQEPRQADAKQAGVPFFPGERGVNYTKGHNWSRRYPAFTKRELEADITLMQQTGINAIRHFGPGIYDYNVLKATRQAGIRVHYTFWIPEALDFIRDKEEADDLAAKILATVRRLNHHAHIVSWNIGNAAIQRHRRAESTGEQRQFLYWLKNLSAAIKKVDDKRPLTTDIELTDEAFRIAYLIKRVAPAIDAFGLVVEDPHQQPDAPALRRLGMPFYFSYISVSAFSQMQQPLAGTFISNWQDEKIFAHVSLDGLYDYAGRPKRPLQVLQSIWGKGKPPEPVASFRILRPALGTFEGTTLDYHAIKWQNEKWEMAAASQKGPRFEWKLVRTDGFDNLVEMTDAGTGPRLALTIPRHPSLYRLYLYVIQGNVITEIVDSPLNTPLEPVVGPAH
- a CDS encoding beta-mannanase-like protein, which produces MKSKGLLIVATLAIIASAGFYLMRYTSIFKPETAAADDKNAVFSEQAVGYIHRSDSLGVTTPPLQHISIQLSPNTTEKALTAALKVPVTSENLLVTVVAGQEGALGKVTDGQFDDVLQTLCRLLPKTSHIYLRWDPDMEVPVQRYSWQYQAPVDYINAFRHVAKVCRSAMPSIQIMWSPAGYPGTEEYWPGADVVDAIGISVNGQSELAATAYPQEPDTQKLLRRKLIRTRFMNKPIWVVASGTDSTVQVLQNDLKAVVRDIKRDSVWLFQDFAIGTPEGRKPGAAPLLGVYDPKLALTGSKNVTVEHLFVDLENIQSGAFEKDFNAVLQRGHQAIVTVEPWRDGKVRKDSSVLMNTIAGVYDEEFKSLFQTISKTERPVYVRFAHEMEIPIHRYPWQSQEPVLYIRAFRHFMELGSWVKNMKRVWGPAGDRGSMEWYPGGDVVDMVSIAIYGLPDKNITDPNKQESFETIFNRKIWRMRFASKPMLITEFGVKGPEDYQSGWMEKAARVVAAHREVVGACYFNLADNPAVWGDIPAPDWGISHKTFSRFAEVLKNAQ
- a CDS encoding glutathionylspermidine synthase family protein; protein product: MVNLKSLPNPPQAALQKAGWDWALGTDTAPYVVNDMVVVTAQQAESYYEAAGTLYDMLIEAGQHAIDHNLLGKMGIPENLAELIRLSWNDDRQIHLYGRFDLAGGFDDEPVKLIEFNADTATCIPETAVVQWAHLRMNGMDESNQFNTLFETLVGQFVYLKEQNADLTPSMLFSTMRGYPEDDTNVAVLMEAAKEAGFDVEFTYIDDVEFSNGEGIFYQEPEHGHFVRFDYWFKLVPWEHIGAGEPELAAMLTEIVKNRKAVILNPAYTLLFQSKYILNILWELYPYHPLLLETGPHALPGKKSVSKVLLGREGANVVIHDENGTALEAAAGEYDDQARIFQEYTALPTDASGSTYQAGVFYAGEACGLGFRRGGKILDNTAQFVGHVVED
- a CDS encoding aminotransferase class V-fold PLP-dependent enzyme: MNNRRSFFRKSAALGMGAFGIDSLFNQLHAAQFLEAEQSWNPASDSNEEYWSVIQDAYTASKSEIIILNNGGVSPSPIVVQEALDKYNKAAAQGPSYYMWRIMDKGREPLRQRLAKLAGTDAEEIAINRNATEALNTIIFGLPLQKGDEVIGTLQDYPNMVQAWKQRQMRDGVVYKQLSFDFPIENDEQIVKAYADAITPRTKIIHVTHIINWVGQIMPVKKIAQMAHAKGIEVVCDGAHTFGLLDYKIPDLECDYFGTSLHKFLSAPVGSGMMWIKKDKIEKIWPLLCNSEPKSGNIRKFETLGTRSFPIEQAIGEAINFQEGIGNKRKQDRIHYLKKYWAEKAAQIPGVKIHTSLKPEFSCAIAGVSIEGMKPEEVDARLIKDFKIHTVGINWENIHCVRVTPHVYTKLTDLDRLVDALGKIAKKA
- a CDS encoding M23 family metallopeptidase, translating into MTVKRIAGIVLVICIAGLTNESESSDKFAEYCRTFHQVQIDIRDGTISPDSARNAFGAVMRAIRAEFRRDTCRSIDSSYFVYPVKSYQPRESIGSRGRGYRANGFDLFDREVSGSHPAQDLFVRDKDQDVLDDRTWQPIDVLAFTSGIVLATETSWKYDSEYRGGNWIWIYDPCLDGLFYYAHNNIVEVQPGQWVNAGDKISEMGRSGYNAYQKRSPTHLHLMYLALDADGLPIPENTYEWLKQSVVKDAWE
- a CDS encoding aldo/keto reductase, translating into MQKRRFGRTGWEVSEVGYGMWGLAGWTGSDRKETDDSLDLAVASGVNFFDTAWGYGEGLSERILGDLIKRNPDKKLYAATKIPPKNRQWPSRPEYALKDVFPADYIVEYTEKSLQNLGLEQIDLLQFHVWEDAWAHEDEWKEAIQKLTREGKVAAWGISINRWEPDNALKTLETGLIDAVQVIYNIFDQAPEDNLFPLCRKLDIGVIARVPFDEGTLTGTLTKETKFPADDWRSTYFVPENLNASVDRAEALRTDIPEGMTMAELALRFILNNPDVHTTIPGMRRLANVRANVAVSDGTALDAAVAEQLKTHRWDRKPTKWSQ
- a CDS encoding IS110 family transposase, which codes for MAVVEFPQLIARGCGLDVHKDTVVASIKGTGIQEETRTFATFTRDLEDLSHWLEGHQITHIAMESTGVYWRPVYYVLEGRFEIILVNARHIKNVPGHKTDKKDSEWIAKLLLSGLLRHSFVPEGWVREIRTLLRHRKKLVNERSREKNRLQNILEDANIKLGSVVSDVFSKTGQGIVDLLMEGITDPVVLSNQAKGSLVNKKQVLQQALYGRFCERHRFMLKLLTQTMGALEKLIEQLDQQIELCLAGKQAELALLQTIPGVSRQSAIGIVSEIGLDMSQFISDKHLASWAGVCPGNNESAGKVRSARTTHGNTYLKTTLIEAAWAASHTMNTYLSFKYHKLTQRRGKKKAAMAIAHHILTASYHILRDKLPYKEPALRPEILIERRKAEIQRLENRVRKLKILASQ